From Ascaphus truei isolate aAscTru1 chromosome 17, aAscTru1.hap1, whole genome shotgun sequence, the proteins below share one genomic window:
- the RPN1 gene encoding dolichyl-diphosphooligosaccharide--protein glycosyltransferase subunit 1 codes for MEIRPRFPLFGGWKTHYMIGYNLPSYEYLYNLGDQYALKMRFIDHVFDEQVVDSLTVKIILPEGAKNIQVDNPYAINRDPDELHYTYLDTFGRPVIIAHKNNLVEQHIQDVVVHYTFNKILMLQEPLLVVGAFYILFFTVILYVRLDFSITKDPAAEARMKAACITEQILTLVNKRLGLYRHFDESVNKYKQSRDISTLNSGKKTLETEHKNLTNEIASLQSKLKAEGSDLCDKVGEIQKLDGQVKEIVLKSSTEAERLVAGKLKKDSYIENEKQHASRRQELVNKIDNILDAL; via the exons ATGGAAATCCGTCCCCGTTTCCCTCTGTTTGGGGGCTGGAAAACCCATTACATGATTGGTTACAATCTGCCAAGCTATGAATACCTGTACAATCTTG GGGATCAGTACGCATTGAAGATGAGGTTCATTGACCACGTATTTGATGAACAAGTTGTGGATTCGCTGACGGTGAAGATAATCCTGCCTGAAGGAGCAAA AAACATCCAAGTGGATAACCCCTATGCTATAAACCGGGACCCTGATGAGCTGCACTATACCTACCTGGATACCTTTGGCCGCCCTGTTATCATCGCACATAAGAACAACCTGGTGGAGCAGCACATCCAGGACGTGGTGGTGCATTACACCTTCAACAAGATCTTAATGCTCCAAGAGCCTCTGCTGGTGGTGGGAGCCTTCTACATCTTATTCTTCACGGTCATTCTCTACGTGAGGCTGGATTTCTCCATCACTAAG GACCCAGCTGCCGaggccaggatgaaggccgcctGCATTACAGAACAGATACTCACCCTGGTAAACAAGAGACTCGGCCTGTACCGCCACTTTGACGAATCGGTGAATAAGTATAAGCAGTCTCGGGACATCTCCACTCTGAACAGCGGGAAGAAAACCTTGGAGACTGAACACAAGAACCTGACAAATGAAATTGCTTCTCTGCAGTCCAAACTTAAAGCTGAAGGCTCTGACCTGTGTGATAAA GTAGGAGAGATTCAGAAGCTTGATGGTCAGGTGAAGGAGATTGTTTTGAAGTCATCGACGGAAGCCGAGCGTCTGGTCGCTGGCAAGCTCAAGAAGGACAGTTACATCGAGAACGAGAAGCAGCACGCAAGCAGACGACAGGAGCTGGTTAACAAAATAGACAACATTCTAGATGCGTTGTAA